The Scleropages formosus chromosome 15, fSclFor1.1, whole genome shotgun sequence genomic sequence AGGTTACACTTACACATCGTCATGCCTTCTTcagcttgttttttctttttttttttttctccgcgCTCTCGTCGAGTAAGTAACTCTCGTTCTTTCTTCCAGCCCCTTCTTCATGGCTATTTCAGAAGTTCTTGCTCTTGGAGAGTTCGGATTGGTACGTTGTTTGTAAACTTAATATTTCCAACTATCTAACTCCTGCTGTGTCTCTACTCGTTTTCAAAGGTAGGCAGTTATCATATATGTGTCGTAGAAGTGCAAGAAATGTCTAAGATCCTTGCATTGTTTGGTGTGTATTTATCTAATTGAAACCAGATGAACTGATTTctctccccccccgcccctccagCATTTGCACTTAAAGGTATTGATTATGATCAAGTTCCAGTAAACCTCATCAAAGATGGAGGCCAGCAGGTAAAGTGTCATTTCCTTTGAATGAACATCCTTCTCCTTTCTTAGAATGCCAAGCAATTACAAGGATTTAATTATTTCTACAGGAGGGTAATTTCTCCTGCATCACTTCGGTCTTTGTACTTTGCTtgagggtgggatttgaacctgggtctctCGAATCCAGGGCGGTGgatctaaccactgcgccccctgctgccccatcatAAGCAACGAGTTGATCATTCCTTCAAACAACCCATGTTTCTTCCTGTCCAGTTAACAGATCAGTACAAAGAACTGAACCCTATGCAGCAAGTGCCCGCTGTCACCATAGATGGCGTGACACTGTCCCAGTCAGTAAGTTCCTTTGCCGTCTATACAGTGCATTGCATTTCCATAAATCGCATTACAGACCGaccccgggttacgaacatccgacttacatacaacccgtagctACAAACCACTCTCTGTAAAGCCaactatattaaaaatgagtTACATACAGTGATTCATAATAAACGGCGCTATTTTAtgacacgcatcaaaacattgcgcatctacagTGGTTCATTGgctcgtgagcccgaggtaggacagatacttccttcttttcagtcggaccacgttgctgttaagtgtcttgtgtgttactgtatttggctttcattttttgtttttaccctcgtaaccatggcactaaagcataaatgtgatgcaagtgatgctgctgcatcaaagaaaaggaaaacgatcgcGAGTgaaactaaaatggaaataatacagTGATCGGAAAAAGgcgaaacgccaacgaacactggaaaagtgttaggctacagtcggtcaaagatcaggacaattttaaaggagaAAACGAAAATAAGAGCATGTAAAAGACCGTCCTGATGAAATCTATAATTATCGGACTTATGTACATATCAACTTAGGAAGggaactcattcgtaattcggggactgcctgtacttcaAACCTTGGTAAACAGTATCAACGCAAGCTTGCATAAGTTTTGCATTTCACTGCGAGTCCTCTGTAATAACTGTGCCAGGGGATTGTCGAAAGCAGCGTTCAGTCAACAGCCTTCTCTGCTCAATGACAGCTCGCTATTATCCAGTACATTGAGGAGACGAGGCCAGGTCCCGCCCTGCTGCCTGCGGACCCTCAGAAGCGGGCGAAGGTACGGATGATCTGCGACCTCATTGCCTCGGGAATACAGCCCCTGCAGGTAAGCGATGGTGCAAAAACAGCAAGATACAGGTGGACAGTAAAACAGGCACACACGTGTACTGTAAACAATTTAGGGGTCActctcactgccaaactcacatggactgagcacacagcattaaccatcaaaaaggcccatcggCATCTCCACTTcttcaggcgtctgaagaaagccaggattcCACTTTTGTTCTGCAGCAgacaattttgaaaaatgcctaagtggggggaaaaaaaaaatgcaagtaaaacaAATAATCTGGAAGTTATTTATATATGGAAATCTAAGGACAAATGTTGCCGTGTCATATCTTTAATTACACAACTGAAGCTCTTGAGATAAAAATCTGATGTACCTTTTGGGAGATTGGTAATCTCTCTTAATTTCTTTCACAGTTCTTCACAACTGTAAGTGGATGTACTGTGGTCAACTGTACATAATTTGTTGTGCAATTCatcttatttcatatttatatggGCTGTAATCATATGACTACACATAATGCTGACACTTGTTTTCTCTGCAGAATCTATATGTTTTACAAAAGATTGGAGAAGATAAAGTGTCCTGGGCACAGCATTTCATAATCAGAGGATTTGTAGGTGGGTGCAAATtgagtaaattatttttagaatATAAATCTAGAGTAGTCAGTACTAATAGAGCAACATAAGTTGACATTCTTGAtatagctgatgcctttctctgcAGAGATAACTCGTACCTGGAGTAGCGTAGGGTTTAAGATCGCTGCTCATTGACATTCTTATGTATCTATACTTGTCTTTTAGCTCTGGAGTCACTGTTGAAAGAGACAGCTGGGAAATACTGTGTCGGGGATGAGGTAACATCCTCTGTACCTTACTCCATTGGCCTAAATATGGATTCAAGTGTATGAGAGGTCCTTGGAGTTGTAGCATTAAGGCTGGAACATAGATGGCAGTGTGGCTTTTTAAGAGACTGGAGCAGCGGTAGCCAACATTGATCCCTGAGATCTGCAGTCTTGTATCCTGTAAAGAAAACATCTAGTAACAGCAAGGGGACAAAAAGAGTAAAAGCGCAAGGCAGCACCGGTATCTTGGGCTGTGGATTTAGACATGGATTCAAGCCCTGTTTATTCTGTATACTCGCCCATATTAGCATGGCGTAGCAGCAAACTAGTTTGTATCAGGTTCCTATAAACagataaaaagcaaaacagtaaATCATTCAGATTGtggttttgaaaaaatatgGCAATGTAAAATCTGAGTCAATGCTACTCACTGGGCTGACTACATAATTATACAGATCTGAGCTccacaatttaaaatttcaggTTTTTAAATCAGTTATGTGCTATAAATCACTGGAGGTACAGTCCTAATTCATCTCTCCTTAGATCTCCATGGCTGACATTTGCCTGGCGCCCCAGGTTTATAATGCCGAAAGGTAAGGCCTGCCAGTCacatgtgcagaaaaaaaaagtaccccaaaaaaaagacagactggTGGAAATTCAGCTTTGGACCTCTGTTTTATAGATTCAAAGTTGATGTTGATCAGTTCCCCACTATAAAAAGGCTGAACCAGACTCTACTGGCACTCGAGGCCTTCAGCACAAGTCACCCCTCCTGCCAGCCTGACACTCCCGCGGACCTGAGAGCTTAGAGCAGTTCTGAAACAGCACAAGACAACCGGGGAGGGCGCTCTTGAGAACAGCCTTTGTATTAATGACAGTTTCATGCTTTAACATCAAcatgtttttccattaaaattataCATGTTAAAGTCTTATCTTTTCAATGTgaagtcggtacacaaaacctttgactccagtaacccaaaaattgcttccgactccaccactatagcactgcccaaaagttgcacattattttgggggtcagCTTATCTGGCAAAtgtaggcctaaacctatattatgCCTCCAATTTTTGAGGGgttgacatactgtacatttttaccacTTCCCATAAcacaataattgcttccaacttACTGCACAGCACTGATCACAACTTGAGTTGTTCAAACCATTTTATTTGCATGGTTTTACACAGTTCCCCATATCTAGTATTTTCAGTGCTTCTACCTCATTAAATTTGTACTGAATTACATCCACTATCAATGTGTGGAAAGGAATCAACGTATGATCATGTTCAGCACCACATGCACATACATGTCAACAGGTAACTGTAGAACTGCGACAAGACCACTTTATTTCAAATGTTATTGCACAGATGTCCACTAGGGAACAGTGTGGTACTGGTAGCAATACttagaaaaagaatgaaaataccTTAATCAAAATTAGGCAAGGATCAAGGACTTGGATATCTGTCTCAAAGTACACAGCTGAGCATactttgaatattaaaaaaaatggttctgCTTGCAGGCCTTTTGAACTGTAATATTTACACCATATGTCAGTCATCCagcttaaaacaaaaatgacaaagctgtCAAACTCATGGTCCGTTTAAAAGCATACGTCTCTCATACAGACAATCTAAAAAGCTCTTCTCTGTGACAGATTagcaataaaaacactgaaaaggaaGGTACAAAAAGGTCAGAGTACAGAATTAAGTAAACAATGAGATCCTATTTCATAAAACAGGCACAGTAAACCCACGTAAGCTCCTAGATGCCACAGGGCTCAACAGTGCCCTGGAGTATACTGTCCACACCCACTACCTCTCAATTCATGGTTCAAAATCCCCACTTTCAGTTCGACCCCCTACTGCACCTGGGAGCTTAACAGCACACTTAAAAATGTCATCGTAGAAGGTTCCAAAACAGTCCGAACCCCCAAAAACCAGGACGATGCAGCAGGCGCTTCCTGTTTGGTCTTGCTCATGCTCACATCCAGTTGGAGCACCACCCAGAACAATCATGCTGTGGCCAGCGCGGGGCTTGGAACACAGAGTGGGGCAACACACCGCGCTCCAGGAGCAGGTGTCTGTGGTGCAACATACACAGGAGTCAGGGTTGTAAAAGTGGATTATGTTTTAACATCTTATCCCACACAGTCAACAGCTGTTTAACAGAAGATGaaccaacaataaaaatgtttatttctgccTAAATGGTTCACCAATGTTTGCAGTCAtatgtttttagtttttccttcctataaaaagcaataaatttaACTCCATTATGTACAAGTTGACCATGTCTGACAATTCTCAGAACAATGAGGATAAATCAGATTACACCTTTAAAAATTTCATCTTTAAAATTGACAAATGTGGTTAAAAACCTTGGAGCAATTTCTGCCTAAAATTATGCAGAAAAATTTTCAGTATTGAGTGTGAGAAATACTGGATTGGAGGAACCTGTTGGTGGCACATGACGAGCAGTGAAGGAACTCAGAACCAATGCGAGgtttcacacaaaacacactcaCCCAAGTTGAAGAGGTGTGCATCCTGCAGGGCTCCAAGAGCAGAGCAGCCACCACTGATGAGAACCCGATTGTCCCCCACCGGGACTGCAGCATGGAAGCTGAACGGACGACAGCAGGGTCGGAAGTGCCAGTACTACCAGTTAGCTTTGCGTTCTCACAACAAGTTCAAGGCTAT encodes the following:
- the gstz1 gene encoding maleylacetoacetate isomerase; amino-acid sequence: MAKPLLHGYFRSSCSWRVRIAFALKGIDYDQVPVNLIKDGGQQLTDQYKELNPMQQVPAVTIDGVTLSQSLAIIQYIEETRPGPALLPADPQKRAKVRMICDLIASGIQPLQNLYVLQKIGEDKVSWAQHFIIRGFVALESLLKETAGKYCVGDEISMADICLAPQVYNAERFKVDVDQFPTIKRLNQTLLALEAFSTSHPSCQPDTPADLRA